In one Silene latifolia isolate original U9 population chromosome 10, ASM4854445v1, whole genome shotgun sequence genomic region, the following are encoded:
- the LOC141606923 gene encoding uncharacterized protein LOC141606923, whose protein sequence is MQSITVTLSSHSVGYQGNETDHTALLAFKSQLLVPSTRVLSSWNDSIHHCSWEGVTCGRKHNRVTVLDLSSRGLSGTISPFIGNLSFLKIIKLYNNSLHGEIPKQLGHTFRLHELWLDNNIFVGEIPPNISNCVNLKTISLSYNKLEGKLPQELRALSNLNYLYVTQNNLRGPLFDIIQNLTSLVTIDAYFNSFTGTIPTSIVEMQNLIELGLSKNELSGTVPTSLFNLSSIQLLELVGNKLQGTLPVSIGFTVPRLKSLNLENNNFSGSIPLTILNLTALEYIGLGGNNFTGRAPYDFGNFNNLTFLSLRDNYLEGDINFITTLVNCTQFTYLQLGGNQFSGILPKSIANLSTSLYLLDIQNNPMISGKFPEGITNLKNLAALILDNCNLTGSLPGDIGKLHKLELLFLGGNRLEGSIPSSLGNLSYLTRLNLDANILDGSIPPHLGNCQSLLYLNLSHNELNGTLGDELFEGSATFIELDLSYNRLEGSLPLEMSKQHNLQLLGLTNNKFSGVIPDSLGDCSDLQYLYMDGNSFQGNIPSSLASLTSLQQIDFSRNNLSGPIPAFFSKFPILYYLNLSYNDFEGRVPTNSVFANVSAVFVAGNNRLCGGIKQLHLPKCIEKKSLGKKKRIMSHALKLIIPIVGALFGMVAIASGLYLACLKKKKSPLSSDSMMGTVTMKVSYDMLLKATAGFSSENLLGMGSFGSVFKGVLDGKTVAVKVLNLQRRCASKSFMAECNALRNVRHRNLISIITACSSIDFQRNDFRALVYEFMPNGSLDKWLHGGDRNMSLAQRVDVAIDVAHAISYLHHECETPIVHCDLKPSNILLDNHMVAHVGDFGLARFLTQPRHPNQSSTIGIKGTIGYAAPEYGLGSEPSTEGDVYSYGILLLELMTGKSPTDSMFKEGYNLHLHAEAALPDQVIQIADPSLEEDNLTEEDEDPRAIQDELQRRVECITTVISVGMSCSNHLPQQRMKIVDARSRLQSAKDNLLSTRNRRNLPARALMVTEA, encoded by the exons ATGCAAAGTATTACTGTAACTTTATCATCCCATAGTGTTGGCTACCAAGGCAACGAAACCGACCACACGGCGTTGTTGGCCTTCAAGAGCCAACTATTGGTTCCTTCCACCCGGGTTTTAAGCTCGTGGAATGACTCTATTCACCACTGTTCTTGGGAGGGGGTTACCTGTGGGCGTAAACATAACAGAGTGACGGTATTAGATTTGAGTTCTAGAGGTTTGTCCGGAACTATATCTCCTTTCATAGGAAACCTGAGCTTTCTTAAGATCATTAAGCTTTACAATAATAGTCTACATGGAGAAATCCCCAAACAACTAGGTCATACATTTAGGCTGCATGAACTATGGCTAGATAACAACATCTTTGTTGGTGAAATTCCACCTAATATATCTAATTGCGTCAACCTCAAAACTATATCCTTAAGCTACAACAAACTCGAGGGAAAACTCCCACAAGAATTAAGAGCATTGTCAAATTTAAATTACCTTTATGTGACGCAGAACAATCTTAGGGGCCCTCTTTTTGACATCATACAAAATCTTACTTCTTTAGTAACAATAGATGCTTATTTCAACTCATTTACAGGAACGATCCCTACCAGCATTGTTGAGATGCAAAACCTAATTGAATTAGGACTTTCAAAAAATGAACTCTCAGGCACAGTTCCCACGTCCCTTTTCAATCTCTCCTCCATTCAATTACTTGAACTTGTTGGCAATAAACTACAGGGAACACTTCCAGTAAGTATTGGCTTCACTGTTCCTCGTCTGAAATCGCTCAACCTTGAGAATAACAACTTTTCAGGATCAATTCCACTCACAATACTAAACCTCACAGCACTTGAATATATAGGACTTGGTGGTAATAATTTTACAGGAAGGGCTCCATATGATTTTGGGAATTTTAATAACCTAACTTTTTTATCTCTTCGCGACAACTACCTAGAGGGTGATATCAACTTTATAACTACACTAGTTAACTGCACCCAATTCACGTATCTACAATTGGGAGGAAATCAATTTTCAGGAATATTACCCAAATCTATCGCCAATCTCTCCACCTCTTTGTATTTGCTCGATATACAGAACAATCCGATGATAAGTGGGAAATTCCCAGAAGGTATTACCAATCTTAAAAATCTCGCTGCCTTAATTTTGGATAACTGCAACTTAACAGGATCTCTTCCTGGGGATATTGGAAAGCTCCACAAGTTGGAACTGCTTTTTTTAGGCGGCAACAGATTAGAAGGTAGTATTCCTAGTTCCTTGGGGAATTTATCATACTTGACTAGACTTAATTTAGATGCCAACATCTTGGATGGGAGTATACCGCCACATCTCGGGAATTGCCAAAGCTTGTTGTACCTGAATTTATCACATAACGAACTAAATGGAACCTTGGGAGATGAGCTATTTGAAGGATCTGCAACATTTATTGAACTAGATTTGTCTTATAATCGTTTGGAAGGCTCCCTACCTTTGGAAATGAGTAAACAACACAACCTACAACTCTTAGGTCTGACTAACAATAAGTTTTCGGGTGTCATTCCAGATAGTCTTGGTGACTGTTCTGACCTTCAATACCTCTACATGGATGGAAATTCTTTCCAGGGAAATATTCCATCATCTTTAGCTTCTTTGACTAGCCTACAACAAATTGACTTTTCTCGAAACAATTTATCTGGCCCAATTCCAGCATTCTTTTCtaaatttcctatattatattatCTTAACTTATCTTATAACGATTTTGAGGGAAGGGTTCCAACAAATTCAGTATTTGCAAATGTAAGTGCGGTCTTTGTTGCTGGCAATAACAGACTCTGTGGAGGAATTAAACAGCTTCACTTACCAAAGTGCATTGAGAAGAAAAGCttgggaaagaagaaaagaataatGTCTCATGCCCTTAAATTGATAATCCCAATTGTTGGCGCACTATTTGGGATGGTGGCCATAGCATCAGGGCTGTATCTGGCATGTCTCAAAAAGAAAAAGTCACCTCTTTCATCAGATTCAATGATGGGGACTGTAACCATGAAAGTGTCTTACGACATGTTACTCAAAGCAACGGCTGGTTTTTCTTCAGAAAATCTACTTGGGATGGGATCTTTTGGATCCGTGTTTAAGGGGGTTTTGGATGGAAAGACCGTTGCAGTGAAAGTTCTCAACTTGCAACGCCGTTGTGCATCTAAAAGTTTCATGGCAGAATGCAACGCGTTAAGAAATGTCCGTCACAGGAATCTGATAAGCATCATAACAGCTTGTTCTAGTATCGACTTTCAGAGAAATGATTTTAGAGCACTAGTGTACGAGTTCATGCCTAATGGAAGCCTAGACAAATGGTTACATGGAGGCGACAGAAACATGAGCCTTGCTCAAAGGGTGGATGTAGCAATTGATGTGGCCCATGCAATCAGCTATCTCCACCATGAGTGTGAAACTCCAATAGTGCACTGTGACTTGAAACCAAGCAACATATTGCTGGACAATCACATGGTTGCTCATGTTGGAGATTTTGGATTAGCAAGGTTTCTTACTCAACCTCGACATCCGAATCAAAGTAGTACAATTGGAATCAAGGGCACTATAGGTTATGCTGCTCCAG AGTACGGGCTCGGAAGTGAGCCATCTACAGAGGGTGATGTTTACAGCTATGGCATATTGTTACTTGAGCTTATGACAGGAAAGAGTCCGACAGACAGTATGTTCAAGGAAGGCTACAACCTTCATCTACATGCAGAAGCGGCATTACCTGACCAAGTCATACAAATTGCGGACCCATCGCTTGAAGAAGATAATCTCACTGAAGAAGACGAAGACCCAAGAGCAATCCAAGATGAGCTTCAACGAAGAGTGGAATGCATCACTACTGTGATTAGTGTCGGAATGTCGTGCTCGAATCATTTGCCACAACAGCGAATGAAAATAGTTGACGCCAGAAGCAGGCTTCAATCAGCAAAAGACAACCTTCTCAGTACTAGAAACAGGCGTAATCTTCCTGCAAGAG CGCTGATGGTTACAGAGGCCTGA